Proteins co-encoded in one Acipenser ruthenus chromosome 3, fAciRut3.2 maternal haplotype, whole genome shotgun sequence genomic window:
- the LOC117395028 gene encoding alanine aminotransferase 2-like isoform X3 gives MSGNGVLFQSRGKVLTVDTMNPAVKKVEYAVRGPIVIRAVELEKELKQGVKKPFTEVIKANIGDAHALGQRPITFLRQVLALCTYPDLLNDNKFPEDAKERARRILQACGGGSIGAYSASQGIECVRQDVAQYIERRDGGIPSDPNNIYLSTGASDAIVTLLKLLVSGEGRSRTGVLIPIPQYPLYSAALSELGAVQVNYYLDEENCWALDVQELRRAVTVARQHCQPKVLCIINPGNPTGQVQSRKCIEDVIRFAAEEKLFLMADEVYQDNIYAQGCQFHSFKKVLYEMGPEYCDTVELASFHSTSKCYMGECGFRGGYMEVINLDPQVKLQLTKLVSVRLCPPVPGQVLLDVIANPPREGEPSYEQFIKEKTAVLNNLAEKARLTEEIFNTVPGIKCNPVQGAMYSFPRIEIPDKAVKEAQAKGQSPDMFYCMKLLEEMGICIVPGSGFGQREGTHHFRMTILPPTEKLRILLNKLKEFHERFTREYS, from the exons ggtgtgAAGAAGCCGTTCACTGAGGTCATCAAAGCCAACATCGGAGATGCCCACGCCTTGGGCCAGCGGCCAATCACCTTCCTGCGACAG GTGCTTGCTCTGTGCACCTATCCGGACCTTCTGAATGATAACAAGTTCCCAGAAGATGCGAAGGAGCGAGCGCGCAGGATCCTGCAGGCCTGTGGAGGAGGCAGCATCG gAGCATACAGTGCCAGTCAGGGTATCGAGTGTGTTCGTCAGGACGTGGCGCAGTACATCGAGAGGAGAGACGGAGGAATCCCTTCCGACCCAAACAACATCTACCTGTCCACCGGAGCCAGCGACGCCATCGTG ACGCTTCTGAAGCTGCTGGTGTCGGGTGAGGGGAGGTCTCGCACAGGGGTGCTGATCCCCATCCCTCAGTACCCCCTGTACTCGGCAGCCCTGTCGGAGCTGGGTGCTGTGCAGGTCAATTACTACCTGGACGAGGAGAACTGCTGGGCCCTGGACGTGCAGGAGCTGCGGAGAGCGGTGACTGTAGCCAGGCAGCACTGCCAGCCCAAAGTACTGTGCATCATCAACCCGGGCAACCCCACTG GTCAGGTCCAGAGCAGGAAGTGCATTGAAGATGTGATCCGATTCGCTGCAGAGGAGAAGCTCTTCCTGATGGCAGACGAG GTCTACCAGGATAACATCTATGCGCAGGGCTGCCAGTTCCACTCCTTCAAGAAGGTTCTGTACGAGATGGGGCCTGAGTACTGCGACACTGTGGAGCTCGCCTCCTTCCACTCCACATCCAAGTGCTACATGGGCGA GTGTGGGTTCCGGGGCGGGTACATGGAGGTGATCAATCTTGACCCCCAGGTCAAGCTGCAGCTCACCAAGCTGGTGTCGGTGCGGCTGTGTCCCCCTGTCCCGGGACAGGTCCTGTTGGACGTCATCGCCAACCcccccagagagggggagccctcGTACGAGCAGTTTATCAAG GAGAAGACTGCAGTTCTGAATAACCTGGCAGAGAAGGCCCGACTCACGGAGGAGATATTCAATACCGTTCCAGGGATCAAGTGCAACCCAGTGCAGGGAGCCATGTACTCCTTCCCCAGGATTGAGATCCCTGACAAGGCCGTGAAGGAGGCCCAG GCGAAGGGTCAGTCTCCAGACATGTTCTACTGCATGAAGCTCCTGGAGGAGATGGGGATCTGCATCGTACCGGGCAGTGGCTTCGGACAGCGAGAGGGGACGCACCACTTCAG GATGACCATTCTCCCTCCGACAGAGAAGCTCAGGATCCTTCTGAACAAACTGAAGGAGTTCCACGAGAGGTTCACCCGGGAGTATTCCTAA